One genomic window of Arachis hypogaea cultivar Tifrunner chromosome 8, arahy.Tifrunner.gnm2.J5K5, whole genome shotgun sequence includes the following:
- the LOC112705740 gene encoding cysteine protease XCP2, which produces MALRCSLSKTLILTCTLCLIFVPLAHGNDFSIVGYSTEDLRSMDKLIELFESWMSKHSKIYDSIEEKLLRFEVFKDNLKHIDERNKALTNYWLGLNEFADLTHQEFRNKYLGLKIDHSSATRRDSSQFAYRDVDLPKSVDWRKKGAVTQVKNQGSCGSCWAFSTVAAVEGINQIVTGNLTSLSEQELIDCDTTYNNGCNGGLMDYAFSFIVQNGGLHKEEDYPYIMEEGTCDMRKEESEVVTITGYHDVPQNDEQSLLKALANQPLSVAIEASGRDFQFYSGGVFDGHCGTELDHGVAAVGYGTSKGLDYIVVKNSWGPKWGEKGYIRMRRNIGKPEGICGLYKMASYPTKKK; this is translated from the exons ATGGCCTTACGTTGTTCCTTGTCAAAAACACTGATCCTGACCTGCACCTTATGCTTAATatttgtgcctttggcacatggCAACGATTTCTCCATTGTAGGGTATTCAACAGAGGACTTGAGGTCCATGGACAAGCTCATTGAACTCTTCGAGTCATGGATGTCGAAACACAGCAAGATCTACGACTCCATCGAGGAGAAGCTCCTTAGGTTCGAGGTTTTCAAGGACAATCTGAAGCACATTGACGAGAGGAACAAGGCTCTCACCAACTATTGGCTGGGGCTGAATGAGTTTGCTGATTTGACGCACCAAGAATTCAGAAACAAGTACCTTGGTCTCAAGATTGATCACTCCTCCGCAACAAGAAGAGACTCCTCACAATTCGCATACAGAGATGTTGATTTGCCTAAGTCAGTGGATTGGAGAAAGAAAGGTGCTGTCACCCAAGTGAAGAATCAAGGCTCATGCG GTAGCTGCTGGGCGTTTTCCACTGTTGCCGCGGTTGAAGGAATCAACCAGATTGTGACAGGAAATTTGACATCCTTGTCTGAACAAGAGTTGATCGATTGTGACACAACTTATAACAATGGTTGCAATGGTGGTCTCATGGACTATGCATTCTCCTTCATTGTACAAAATGGTGGTCTCCACAAAGAGGAAGACTATCCTTACATCATGGAGGAAGGCACTTGCGACATGAGAAag GAAGAATCTGAGGTTGTCACCATCACCGGCTACCACGACGTGCCGCAGAACGACGAACAGAGCCTACTGAAGGCACTTGCAAACCAGCCCCTCAGTGTTGCCATAGAGGCTTCAGGAAGAGATTTCCAGTTCTATAGTGGG GGTGTGTTCGATGGACACTGCGGAACAGAACTTGATCATGGTGTGGCTGCTGTTGGTTACGGAACATCAAAAGGGTTGGATTATATCGTAGTCAAGAATTCATGGGGACCAAAGTGGGGGGAGAAAGGATACATCAGGATGAGGAGAAACATTGGAAAGCCTGAGGGTATTTGTGGTCTCTACAAGATGGCATCTTATCCCACTAAGAAGAAATAA